The following proteins are encoded in a genomic region of Brachypodium distachyon strain Bd21 chromosome 1, Brachypodium_distachyon_v3.0, whole genome shotgun sequence:
- the LOC112270113 gene encoding uncharacterized protein LOC112270113 → MLPKASQIKSLVLSKEYLDEFGDAPFCKFTSPIGESSIVDGKFMYRLFGHCKMLEANTIDLIISYWKGSPYMKHLFDSGDHVLLGPFAITYMLDVSSFPPVDSKGNKIERSPFDVKEAAKMFSYYVRECENLLMANVS, encoded by the exons ATGCTACCCAAGGCGTCCCAGATCAAAAGTCTGGTCCTGAGCAAGGAGTATCTCGATGAATTCGGGGA TGCCCCTTTCTGCAAGTTCACATCCCCCATTGGTGAATCTTCGATCGTCGATGGAAAATTCATGTACAGGTTGTTCGGGCACTGCAAGATGCTGGAGGCTAACACCATTGATCTCATAATTTCCTATTGGAAGGGCAGCCCATACATGAAACATCTGTTTGATTCCGGGGACCATGTTTTGCTTGGACCTTTTGCCATCACG TACATGCTTGACGTTTCCTCGTTCCCGCCCGTGGATAGCAAAGGCAACAAGATTGAAAGGTCTCCATTTGATGTGAAGGAAGCGGCTAAAATGTTCAGTTATTATGTGAGGGAATGCGAGAACCTGTTGATGGCAAATGTG TCCTGA
- the LOC104582295 gene encoding protein FAR1-RELATED SEQUENCE 5-like, protein MAKAIPQIFPRSLHKLCRWHIMRKHKDSLGKLYKLFPNLKDQLAAVLNHPLMPTEFEAAWHELVKKYNLHDVNVMRSESMNHVPKKGFVREQHDLHVFAQQVNNCIQTRHESEAAEATASMGVMKPLTRYGFEAQILEHYTRAVYGVFRERQFHSIGFRIKTSSQNTTEFLVHHYNQSREFSWSRHEFRVLADKAEGIFGCECKLWEHTGLFCLHVIAVFEHLRLDEIPRRYILKRYTKNAVADPVFNRRDYKMTAKDGTSLEYRRTMLFNEVVRIADNEQLLDIDEDEDYEDQTDDDENEDDVEDYDENEDDQGGEGEEEEQCQTKVTNEQTLEATENSKPTPAVPEGQRTCSICKKKASHNSRTCPDKDEILKKQLEEQQNSEDKDMVPQGKRSCSNCGKIRGHDARTCKKLQREEQLRVQMELESQKIAQERSPEEQVQPMRATRRSARLQ, encoded by the exons ATGGCGAAGGCTATACCGCAGATATTCCCGCGATCTCTTCATAAGCTATGCAGGTGGCACATTATGAGAAAACACAAGGATTCGCTGGGGAAGCTGTACAAGTTGTTCCCTAACCTGAAGGATCAACTGGCAGCGGTGCTGAATCATCCGCTTATGCCGACGGAGTTTGAGGCTGCATGGCATGAACTGGTCAAGAAGTACAATCTCCACGATGTCAACGTCATG CGAAGCGAGAGCATGAACCACGTGCCGAAGAAGGGTTTCGTGAGAGAACAGCATGATCTCCACGTTTTTGCGCAGCAAGTTAACAACTGCATACAGACAAGGCATGAGTCGGAAGCAGCCGAGGCAACAGCTTCTATG GGAGTTATGAAGCCATTAACACGGTATGGCTTCGAGGCGCAAATTCTAGAGCATTACACTAGGGCCGTGTATGGTGTGTTCAGGGAACGGCAATTCCATAGCATCGGTTTCAGAATTAAAACATCTTCGCAGAACACAACTGAGTTCCTTGTGCACCACTACAACCAGAGCAGGGAATTTTCGTGGTCAAGGCACGAGTTTCGTGTGCTAGCGGACAAAGCTGAGGGCATATTTGGGTGCGAATGCAAGTTGTGGGAGCACACag GGTTGTTCTGCCTCCATGTGATAGCTGTGTTTGAACATCTGCGGCTAGACGAAATTCCACGGCGATACATACTGAAGAGGTACACAAAGAATGCAGTTGCCGACCCGGTGTTTAACCGCAGGGACTACAAAATGACGGCCAAGGACGGGACATCCCTAGAGTACAGGCGAACAATGCTGTTCAACGAG GTTGTACGAATAGCAGATAACGAACAGCTTCTGGACATTGATGAGGATGAGGATTATGAAGACCAAACAGACGATGATGAGAATGAGGACGATGTAGAAGATTATGATGAAAATGAAGATGATCAAGGCggagaaggcgaggaggaagaacaatGCCAGACAAAAGTGACGAATGAGCAAACTCTAGAAGCTACTGAAAACAGCAAACCAACTCCCGCTGTTCCAGAAGGACAAAGAACATGCAGCATATGCAAAAAGAAGGCTTCGCACAACTCACGGACATGCCCTGACAAGGATGAGATCCTCAAAAAGCAGCTTGAAGAGCAACAAAACTCAGAGGATAAGGATATGGTGCCACAAGGGAAGAGAAGTTGTAGCAACTGTGGGAAAATTAGAGGGCACGATGCTAGAACTTGCAAGAAGTTGCAGCGGGAAGAACAACTCCGCGTGCAGATGGAGTTGGAATCACAGAAGATTGCTCAAGAGAGAAGCCCCGAAGAGCAGGTACAACCAATGCGTGCCACAAGACGTAGTGCAAGGCTGCAGTAG